The Candidatus Hydrogenedentota bacterium sequence GTGTTGTGGACCCGAAAAGCAGCGATGGCTCGATCGACGTGGCGCGCGAGTACACCGAGCATGTCGTCGTGCACGAGTATCTGAACGCGGCTAACCAGCGGAATTGGGCGCTTCCGCAAATCAAGACGGAATGGACACTGGTGCTCGATGCCGATGAATGGGTCTCGCCGGAACTCGCGCGGCGAATCCAGGAGGTCATTCAAGACCCCGACAGCGAAGACGGCTACGAAATCCTCCGCCACTCGTATTTTTTCGGGAAACTGATCCGGCACTGCGGCTGGCACCGCGATTACAACGTGCGCCTCTTCCGCACGTGCAAAGGACATTATCTCGACAAGCGCGTGCACTCGAAGGTGGTCGTGAAAGGGTCCATGGGGCGCATCCGGGAAGTCATGTATCATGACACGTACCGCACGTTTGAGGAATATTTCGCCACCATGCAGCGCTTTACCACATGGGGGGCGCAGGACGCATTCGACGCGGGGAAACGGGCGCATCTTCGGGACCTGACCCTGCGGCCCGTCCTGCGTTTCCTCAAGATGTACGTGGTGCGGCGCGGTTTCCTCGACGGCGTGCACGGCGCGGTGCTCTGCGGCCTCGCGGCGTGCTCGGTATTTGCGAAATACGCCAAATTATGGGACCTTGAGCGCCGCGCGCGCCTAGTGCAGCCGGCCCCTTCCCGTGCGCCGGGTTCTGAACGTTGAACTGTTGCCTATGAGCGTCGTACGGCTGGAAAACATACGCAAGACCTTCGGGGGCAGTTTCATTCTCGATGGTTTCTCGCTGCGCGTCGAGGAAGGCGAGCGCATCGGCCTTATCGGTCGCAACGGCACC is a genomic window containing:
- a CDS encoding glycosyltransferase family 2 protein, encoding MSTITVLTLVPNAGGRLARCLESVLWATDIFCVVDPKSSDGSIDVAREYTEHVVVHEYLNAANQRNWALPQIKTEWTLVLDADEWVSPELARRIQEVIQDPDSEDGYEILRHSYFFGKLIRHCGWHRDYNVRLFRTCKGHYLDKRVHSKVVVKGSMGRIREVMYHDTYRTFEEYFATMQRFTTWGAQDAFDAGKRAHLRDLTLRPVLRFLKMYVVRRGFLDGVHGAVLCGLAACSVFAKYAKLWDLERRARLVQPAPSRAPGSER